In Phenylobacterium zucineum HLK1, one DNA window encodes the following:
- a CDS encoding long-chain-fatty-acid--CoA ligase, which produces MSEDPIKLLTDIPSVHAAARGDHVAVEFEGRRLTYAELDRRSDQVAGFLQQAGVRPGDRVAWLGRASEAWYEVFFGTAKARACFAPINSRLAPPEIAFILGDSGADLFFVSPEFFACAEAVVAQVDRPIRLIGVGGERDGFEPYAALREAAPAPELTRPSPSDDVLQLYTSGTTGLPKGVRLTHGAYAAFLELRHQVPGFAYAAEDTVLILMPLFHVAGTNISFSGLAAGARLVLMAEFDPAAVLRVIAAEGVNHAFMAPVMINVLLQTPQIADTDFSSMKTVCYGASPISEAVLKAATERFGCGFIQFYGMTETCGAGTTLAPEEHRGELFRSCGRAWPTLEVRVADEAGNALPAGQIGEIEIRGPILMAGYWNRPEATAETIRPDGWLRTGDAGYMDEGGFFFVHDRVKDMIVTGGENVYPAEVENAILGCPGVADAAVIGVPDERWGEAVKAVVVPSPGQEPDPAAIIAWVRQRIAGFKAPKSVDFIEALPRNPSGKVLRRELRKPYWEGRDRNVG; this is translated from the coding sequence ATGAGCGAAGACCCCATCAAGCTCCTGACCGACATCCCGTCGGTCCACGCCGCCGCGCGCGGCGACCACGTCGCGGTCGAGTTCGAGGGCCGCCGCCTGACCTACGCCGAGCTCGACCGCCGGTCGGACCAGGTCGCGGGCTTCCTGCAGCAGGCGGGCGTAAGGCCCGGCGACCGCGTCGCCTGGCTCGGGCGCGCCTCGGAGGCCTGGTACGAAGTCTTCTTCGGGACCGCGAAGGCGCGCGCCTGCTTCGCGCCGATCAACTCGCGCCTCGCCCCGCCCGAGATCGCCTTCATCCTGGGCGACTCCGGCGCGGATCTGTTCTTCGTGAGCCCGGAGTTCTTCGCGTGCGCCGAGGCGGTGGTCGCCCAGGTGGACCGGCCGATCCGGCTGATCGGCGTCGGCGGCGAGCGCGACGGCTTCGAGCCCTACGCCGCCCTGCGCGAGGCCGCCCCCGCGCCCGAGCTGACCCGGCCCTCGCCAAGCGACGACGTCCTTCAGCTCTACACCTCCGGCACCACCGGCCTGCCCAAGGGCGTGCGGCTGACGCACGGGGCCTATGCGGCGTTCCTGGAACTACGCCACCAGGTGCCCGGCTTCGCCTACGCGGCCGAGGACACGGTGCTGATCCTGATGCCCCTGTTCCACGTGGCGGGGACGAACATCAGCTTCTCGGGCCTGGCGGCCGGGGCGCGGCTGGTGCTGATGGCCGAGTTCGATCCCGCGGCGGTCCTGCGCGTGATCGCGGCCGAAGGCGTGAACCACGCGTTCATGGCGCCGGTGATGATCAACGTCCTCCTGCAGACGCCGCAGATCGCCGACACCGACTTCTCCAGCATGAAGACCGTCTGCTACGGGGCCTCGCCGATCTCGGAGGCGGTGCTGAAGGCGGCGACCGAGCGGTTCGGCTGCGGCTTCATCCAGTTCTACGGGATGACCGAGACCTGCGGCGCGGGGACCACCCTGGCCCCGGAAGAGCACCGCGGCGAGCTGTTCCGCTCTTGCGGACGGGCCTGGCCGACGCTGGAGGTGCGGGTGGCGGACGAGGCGGGGAACGCCCTTCCCGCCGGCCAGATCGGCGAGATCGAGATTCGCGGGCCGATCCTCATGGCCGGCTACTGGAACCGCCCGGAGGCGACGGCCGAGACCATCCGGCCCGACGGCTGGCTGCGCACCGGCGACGCCGGCTACATGGACGAGGGGGGCTTCTTCTTCGTCCACGACCGGGTGAAGGACATGATCGTCACCGGCGGCGAGAACGTCTATCCGGCCGAGGTGGAGAACGCGATCCTCGGCTGCCCCGGCGTCGCCGACGCGGCGGTGATCGGCGTGCCCGACGAGCGCTGGGGCGAGGCGGTGAAGGCCGTCGTCGTCCCCTCGCCCGGCCAGGAGCCGGACCCGGCGGCGATCATCGCCTGGGTCCGCCAGCGGATCGCGGGGTTCAAGGCCCCGAAGTCGGTGGACTTCATCGAGGCCCTGCCCCGCAACCCGTCCGGCAAGGTGCTGCGCCGCGAGCTGCGCAAGCCCTACTGGGAGGGCCGCGACCGCAACGTCGGCTGA
- a CDS encoding glutathione S-transferase family protein: MKLYTSVGPNPRMVRMFLAEKGLKLETVEVDLRGGENRRAPYLQVNPAGQTPALELDDGTCLTEITAICEYLEEVQPEPPLIGRTPQERAIVRMWTRRIDLKICEPMANGFRFGEGLPMFEARMRCLPEASAGLKAIARDGLEWLEGQFQGPWIVGERFTLADVLLFSFLDFGAMVGQPLDPAFARLTDWFARVKERPSTAA, translated from the coding sequence GTGAAGCTCTACACGTCCGTCGGACCCAACCCGCGCATGGTGCGCATGTTCCTGGCCGAGAAGGGTCTGAAGCTCGAGACGGTGGAGGTCGACCTGCGCGGCGGCGAGAACCGGCGCGCGCCTTATCTCCAGGTCAATCCGGCCGGCCAGACCCCGGCCTTGGAACTGGACGACGGGACCTGCCTCACCGAGATCACCGCCATCTGCGAGTATCTCGAGGAAGTGCAGCCCGAGCCGCCGCTGATCGGCCGCACGCCGCAGGAACGGGCGATCGTCCGCATGTGGACGCGCCGGATCGACCTGAAGATCTGCGAGCCGATGGCCAACGGCTTCCGCTTCGGCGAGGGCCTGCCGATGTTCGAGGCCCGCATGCGCTGCCTGCCCGAGGCCTCGGCGGGCCTGAAGGCGATCGCCCGCGACGGGCTCGAGTGGCTGGAGGGCCAGTTCCAGGGACCCTGGATCGTCGGCGAGCGCTTCACCCTGGCCGACGTGCTGCTGTTCAGCTTCCTCGACTTCGGCGCCATGGTGGGCCAGCCCCTGGATCCGGCTTTCGCCAGGCTGACCGACTGGTTCGCCCGCGTGAAGGAACGCCCCAGCACGGCGGCGTAG
- a CDS encoding flavin-containing monooxygenase, translating into MAVEHFDVVIVGAGLSGVGAGYHLQTEAPDRSYVILEGRDASGGTWDLFRYPGIRSDSDMYTLGYAFKPWREAKAIADGPSILRYVRETAAEHGIDRHIRFRHLVKRASWSTEDALWTVEAEHSGKTVRFTCSFLFLCGGYYSYEGGYTPEYPGRERFKGAFVHPQQWPEGLDYTGKKVVVIGSGATAVTLVPEMAKDAAHVVMLQRSPTYVVSRPAEDRFANWLRKVLPGKLAYDIVRWRNVLFGMYFFKMAREKPEAVKARILKMVRQELGPDYDIETHFTPSYNPWDQRLCLVPDSDMFKMIKSGRASVVTDHIETFTETGIRLKSGQELEADVVVSATGLVLEVWNGVELTVDGRKVDASQTLSYKGMMYEGVPNLASAFGYTNASWTLKCDLTCEYVSRVLNHMKKTGLRQATPVNDDPTVTHEPWLDFSSGYVQRAMARFPKQGNKPPWKLYQNYALDLMSLRYAKLDDGVLRFTNPAGQAKERPKLAA; encoded by the coding sequence ATGGCTGTCGAACACTTCGACGTGGTGATCGTGGGCGCGGGCCTGTCCGGCGTGGGCGCCGGCTACCACCTGCAGACCGAGGCGCCCGACCGCAGCTACGTCATCCTCGAGGGCCGCGACGCCTCGGGCGGGACCTGGGACCTGTTCCGCTATCCCGGCATCCGCTCGGACAGCGACATGTACACCCTGGGCTACGCCTTCAAGCCGTGGCGCGAGGCCAAGGCGATCGCCGACGGCCCCTCGATCCTGCGGTACGTGCGCGAGACGGCCGCCGAGCACGGCATCGACCGTCACATCCGGTTCCGCCACCTCGTCAAGCGGGCCTCCTGGTCCACCGAGGACGCGCTCTGGACCGTCGAGGCCGAGCACTCCGGCAAGACTGTCCGCTTCACCTGCAGCTTCCTGTTCCTGTGCGGCGGCTACTATTCCTACGAGGGCGGCTACACGCCCGAATACCCGGGCCGCGAGCGCTTCAAGGGCGCCTTCGTCCATCCCCAGCAGTGGCCCGAGGGCCTCGACTACACGGGCAAGAAGGTCGTGGTGATCGGCTCGGGGGCGACGGCGGTCACCCTGGTGCCCGAGATGGCCAAGGACGCCGCCCACGTCGTCATGCTGCAGCGCTCGCCGACCTACGTGGTCTCGCGGCCCGCCGAGGACCGGTTCGCCAACTGGCTGCGCAAGGTGCTGCCGGGCAAGCTCGCCTATGACATCGTCCGTTGGCGCAACGTCCTGTTTGGCATGTACTTCTTCAAGATGGCCCGCGAGAAGCCCGAGGCGGTCAAGGCGCGCATCCTGAAGATGGTCCGCCAGGAGCTGGGCCCGGACTACGACATCGAGACCCACTTCACCCCCAGCTACAATCCCTGGGACCAGCGCCTCTGCCTGGTGCCGGACTCCGACATGTTCAAGATGATCAAGTCGGGCCGCGCCTCGGTGGTCACCGACCATATCGAGACGTTCACCGAGACGGGGATCCGCCTGAAGTCCGGGCAGGAGCTGGAGGCCGACGTCGTCGTCTCGGCGACCGGCCTCGTCCTCGAGGTCTGGAACGGCGTCGAGCTCACCGTCGACGGCCGCAAGGTCGATGCGTCCCAGACGCTGTCCTACAAGGGCATGATGTACGAGGGCGTGCCGAACCTGGCCTCGGCCTTCGGCTACACCAACGCCTCCTGGACCCTGAAGTGCGACCTGACGTGCGAGTACGTCAGCCGGGTCCTGAACCACATGAAGAAGACCGGCCTGCGCCAGGCGACGCCGGTGAACGACGATCCCACCGTGACGCACGAGCCGTGGCTGGACTTCTCGTCGGGCTACGTCCAGCGGGCGATGGCCAGGTTCCCCAAGCAGGGGAACAAGCCGCCGTGGAAGCTCTATCAGAACTACGCCCTCGACCTGATGAGCCTGCGCTACGCCAAGCTCGACGACGGCGTGCTGCGGTTCACCAACCCGGCCGGCCAGGCCAAGGAGCGCCCGAAGCTCGCCGCCTGA
- a CDS encoding TetR/AcrR family transcriptional regulator has protein sequence MPAKTSYHHGDLARAALDAAFELVRAGGAEAVSMREVAAKVGVAHRALYRPFGGREGLLNAVAARGYEILADRLEAAIGEGGEVRRGFVAAYARFALEEPGLYGLVMDRDRKQIAATPALKAASDRVIALSLQALAGGARGAEGRDRVIAIWSLLHGAVALYRSGLIRASGTEPLVDYLVALSEGAPFSAGK, from the coding sequence GTGCCGGCCAAGACGTCCTACCATCACGGAGACCTCGCGCGGGCGGCCCTCGACGCCGCCTTCGAGCTGGTCCGCGCCGGCGGCGCCGAGGCGGTGTCGATGCGCGAGGTCGCGGCGAAGGTCGGGGTGGCGCACCGCGCGCTCTACCGCCCCTTCGGCGGCCGCGAAGGCCTGCTGAACGCCGTGGCGGCGCGCGGCTACGAGATCCTGGCCGACCGGCTGGAGGCGGCGATCGGGGAGGGGGGCGAGGTCCGGCGGGGCTTCGTCGCCGCCTACGCGCGCTTCGCCCTGGAGGAGCCCGGCCTCTACGGTCTCGTGATGGACCGGGACCGCAAGCAGATCGCCGCCACGCCCGCGCTCAAGGCCGCGTCCGACCGGGTGATCGCCCTCAGCCTGCAGGCCCTGGCCGGCGGCGCGCGCGGGGCCGAGGGACGCGACCGCGTCATCGCGATCTGGTCCCTGCTGCACGGCGCGGTCGCGCTCTACCGCTCGGGCCTGATCCGGGCCTCCGGGACCGAGCCGCTGGTGGACTACCTCGTGGCGCTGAGCGAGGGCGCGCCCTTTTCGGCTGGAAAGTGA
- a CDS encoding flavin-containing monooxygenase: MNDAAMPKGPATALEHFDVLIVGAGISGIGGAYHLKQQCPGKSFVVLETLESFGGTWLTHTYPGIRSDSDLYTFGYRFKPWVGPPIATADEILKYMGEVIEENDLSPHIRYRHRITNATWSSRDNLWTVEAERLDTGQAVAFTCNFLWMCQGYYRHSEGYTPEWPGMADFKGRIVHPQTWPDDLDLKDKKVVVIGSGATAATLVPAIADDCGHVTLLQRSPTYFIPGRNANELADILRELKIDEAWIHEIVRRKILHDQDLFTRRSFEEPEAVKQELLAGVSAFVGPEITEKHFTPSYRPWRQRIAFVPDGDIFQCVNRGKASVVTDEIERFTEQGILLKSGQELEADIVITATGFNLNVLGDISFAVDGKPLNFADTVTYRGMMFTGVPNLVWVFGYFRASWTLRADLVADFVCRLLTHMDEKGARKVTVELRPEDKDMPLSAWIDPENFNPGYLMRGMHLLPKRGDKPEWQHSQDYWREKEELPLIDLDDSAFVYAGTKARTPEPVG; this comes from the coding sequence ATGAACGATGCCGCCATGCCGAAGGGGCCCGCGACCGCCCTCGAACACTTCGACGTCCTGATCGTGGGCGCCGGGATCTCCGGGATCGGCGGCGCCTACCACCTGAAGCAGCAGTGCCCCGGCAAGAGCTTCGTGGTGCTGGAGACGCTGGAGAGCTTCGGCGGCACCTGGCTGACCCACACGTACCCGGGCATCCGCTCGGACAGCGACCTCTACACCTTCGGCTACCGCTTCAAGCCCTGGGTCGGCCCGCCCATCGCCACGGCGGACGAGATCCTGAAGTACATGGGCGAGGTGATCGAGGAGAACGACCTCTCCCCGCACATCCGCTACCGCCACCGGATCACCAACGCGACCTGGTCCAGCCGCGACAACCTCTGGACCGTCGAGGCCGAGCGCCTCGACACGGGTCAGGCCGTGGCGTTCACCTGCAACTTCCTGTGGATGTGCCAGGGCTACTACCGTCACTCCGAGGGCTACACCCCCGAGTGGCCGGGCATGGCCGACTTCAAGGGCCGCATCGTCCATCCGCAGACCTGGCCGGACGACCTGGACCTTAAGGACAAGAAGGTGGTGGTGATCGGCTCGGGGGCCACGGCGGCGACGCTGGTGCCGGCCATCGCCGACGACTGCGGCCACGTCACCCTGCTGCAGCGCTCGCCGACCTACTTCATCCCCGGCCGCAACGCCAACGAGCTGGCCGACATCCTGCGCGAGCTGAAGATCGACGAGGCCTGGATCCACGAGATCGTCCGCCGCAAGATCCTGCACGACCAGGACCTGTTCACCCGCCGCTCGTTCGAGGAGCCCGAGGCGGTGAAGCAGGAGCTGCTGGCTGGCGTCAGCGCCTTCGTCGGACCCGAGATCACCGAGAAGCACTTCACGCCCTCGTACCGGCCGTGGCGGCAGCGGATCGCGTTCGTGCCGGACGGCGACATCTTCCAGTGCGTGAACCGCGGCAAGGCCTCGGTGGTCACCGACGAGATCGAGCGCTTCACCGAGCAGGGCATCCTGCTGAAGTCCGGCCAGGAGCTGGAGGCGGACATCGTCATCACCGCCACGGGCTTCAACCTGAACGTCCTGGGCGACATCAGCTTCGCGGTCGACGGCAAGCCGCTGAACTTCGCCGACACGGTGACCTATCGGGGGATGATGTTCACGGGCGTGCCGAACCTCGTCTGGGTGTTCGGCTACTTCCGGGCCAGCTGGACGCTGCGGGCGGACCTCGTCGCCGACTTCGTCTGCCGCCTTCTGACCCACATGGACGAGAAGGGCGCGCGGAAGGTCACGGTCGAGCTGAGGCCCGAGGACAAGGACATGCCGCTCTCCGCCTGGATCGACCCGGAGAACTTCAATCCCGGCTACCTGATGCGCGGCATGCACCTCCTGCCCAAGCGCGGCGACAAGCCGGAGTGGCAGCACAGCCAGGACTACTGGCGCGAGAAGGAGGAGCTGCCGCTGATCGACCTGGACGACAGCGCGTTCGTCTACGCGGGGACCAAGGCACGGACGCCCGAGCCGGTCGGCTGA
- a CDS encoding M10 family metallopeptidase, which yields MSVGVSVPQSGDPIVDGLLFGSKWSGTSLTFSFPASVADLADYATPLDPTYFGVLEAAGQTAVRAALARWAAVAAVTFTEVAPSAAADLRIYHYDDGTLFTARVVAFPDATPEAGDLQFGSMFVGPDWSPGNYHYFTVVHEIGHALGLKHPHDTPNGFPAADSAVDAVAETIMSYRSYVGGPMGGYSLQAGSYPVGPMPSDIAAIQHLYGPNWATNAGDTTYTFDPSASVIFQAVWDGGGTDTYNFASYAADLHIDLRAGEWSDLGGQYAVLDTGDASIRPSGNVANPHLYQGDLRSLIENAVGGSGDDTLTGNQAANTLTGGAGDDSLVGGDGADTLVGGSGNDTLSGGAGSDRFTLGGGGDVIADFLAGDRIVAQGAVAGDLTFDLTGEILTIDPDGAGAAASFTVTVTGGLLSGYELVAEADGGLVWKALPPPPEPPPPGPTHTDQPGEGSDFVVLSQEGTTFAGAGADWVLGSIEGDWVHGNQGDDYLHGYGAADTVYGGQGDDRVFGDEGDDAIYGDMGSDRLDGGTGDDVAHGGPGDDVVEGGQGADLLYGGKDADTVSGGAGDDWIWGDLGDDRLSGGAGADRFAFVAGYAGNDVIADFSAADGDRIELRGVEDFAALTIGSSAAGATILLPTGEVITLLGVPGASLGASDFLFG from the coding sequence GTGAGCGTTGGCGTATCCGTGCCCCAAAGCGGCGATCCGATCGTCGATGGGCTCCTGTTCGGTTCCAAGTGGTCCGGGACCAGCCTTACCTTCAGCTTTCCGGCGAGCGTCGCCGACCTTGCGGACTACGCCACCCCGCTCGACCCGACCTACTTCGGCGTGCTCGAGGCCGCCGGCCAAACCGCGGTGCGGGCGGCGCTGGCCCGCTGGGCGGCGGTCGCGGCCGTCACCTTCACCGAGGTCGCGCCGTCGGCCGCCGCCGATCTGCGGATCTACCACTACGACGACGGCACGCTGTTCACCGCCCGGGTGGTCGCCTTCCCCGACGCGACGCCCGAGGCCGGCGACCTGCAGTTCGGCTCGATGTTCGTGGGCCCCGACTGGAGCCCCGGCAATTACCACTACTTCACGGTCGTCCATGAGATCGGCCACGCGCTCGGGCTGAAGCACCCGCACGATACGCCGAACGGCTTCCCGGCCGCGGACTCGGCGGTGGACGCCGTGGCCGAGACGATCATGAGCTACCGGAGCTACGTCGGCGGCCCGATGGGCGGCTATTCGCTCCAGGCGGGGAGCTATCCCGTCGGGCCGATGCCGAGCGACATCGCCGCGATCCAGCATCTCTACGGCCCCAACTGGGCCACCAACGCCGGCGACACCACCTACACCTTCGACCCGAGCGCCTCGGTGATCTTCCAGGCGGTCTGGGACGGCGGCGGGACCGACACCTACAACTTCGCCAGCTACGCGGCCGATCTTCACATCGATCTTCGCGCCGGCGAGTGGAGCGACCTTGGCGGCCAGTACGCGGTGCTCGACACGGGCGATGCGAGCATCCGGCCCTCGGGGAACGTCGCCAATCCTCACCTCTACCAGGGCGATCTCCGCTCGCTGATCGAGAACGCGGTCGGCGGGTCGGGCGACGACACCCTGACCGGCAACCAGGCCGCCAATACCCTGACCGGCGGGGCGGGCGACGATTCCCTCGTCGGCGGCGACGGGGCCGACACCCTGGTCGGCGGGTCCGGGAACGACACCCTGTCCGGAGGGGCGGGGAGCGACCGCTTCACCCTGGGCGGCGGCGGCGACGTCATCGCCGACTTCCTGGCGGGCGACCGGATCGTGGCGCAGGGCGCCGTGGCCGGCGATCTGACCTTCGATCTGACCGGCGAGATCCTCACCATCGACCCCGACGGCGCGGGCGCGGCGGCCTCGTTCACCGTCACCGTGACCGGCGGCCTCCTGTCCGGCTACGAGCTGGTCGCCGAAGCGGACGGGGGCCTCGTCTGGAAGGCGCTGCCGCCGCCGCCCGAGCCGCCGCCGCCCGGACCGACGCACACCGACCAGCCGGGCGAGGGCTCGGACTTCGTCGTGCTGTCGCAGGAGGGGACGACCTTCGCGGGGGCGGGCGCGGACTGGGTCCTGGGCTCCATCGAGGGGGACTGGGTCCACGGCAACCAGGGCGACGACTATCTGCACGGCTACGGCGCGGCCGACACCGTCTACGGCGGCCAGGGCGACGACCGCGTGTTCGGCGACGAGGGCGACGACGCCATCTACGGCGACATGGGATCCGATCGCCTCGACGGGGGGACCGGCGACGACGTCGCCCACGGCGGCCCGGGCGACGACGTCGTCGAGGGCGGGCAGGGCGCGGACCTGCTCTACGGCGGCAAGGACGCCGACACCGTCAGCGGCGGGGCCGGCGACGACTGGATCTGGGGCGATCTCGGCGACGACAGGCTGTCGGGCGGAGCTGGCGCCGACCGCTTCGCCTTCGTCGCGGGCTACGCCGGGAACGACGTCATCGCCGACTTCTCCGCCGCCGACGGCGATCGGATCGAGCTGCGCGGGGTCGAGGACTTCGCCGCCCTGACCATCGGCTCCAGCGCGGCGGGCGCCACCATCCTGCTGCCGACGGGCGAGGTGATCACGCTCCTCGGCGTGCCGGGCGCCAGCCTCGGCGCCTCGGACTTCCTGTTCGGTTGA
- a CDS encoding cobalamin-binding protein has translation MSAQRIVSLLPSATEIVATLGLAGRLVGRSHQCDYPPEVAALPALSSTKVRLDGDSRDIHLSVEEILTRAVSVYDVDAARLRALRPDVILTQTQCAICAVTPADLEDALRDWTGARPALVSLEPDDLSEVWGDMLRVGEAVGASDRARAAVEDLQARLEAIRARAATAGRRPRVAAIEWIEPLMAGGNWMPELVGIAGGESLFAQPGVHSPWLAWETLVGADPEVIVILPCGFHLPQGLKDLALLRVRPEWRRLSAVRRGEVYVVDGQHFFNRPGPRLVESAEILAEILHPGLFDFGHAGRDWLRAA, from the coding sequence GTGAGCGCACAGCGGATCGTCTCACTGCTGCCCAGCGCCACCGAGATCGTGGCGACGCTGGGCCTGGCCGGCCGTCTGGTGGGGCGCTCCCACCAGTGCGACTACCCGCCCGAGGTGGCGGCCTTGCCGGCGCTCAGCTCCACCAAGGTCCGGCTGGATGGCGATTCCCGCGACATCCACCTGAGCGTGGAGGAGATCCTGACCCGCGCCGTCTCCGTGTACGACGTGGACGCCGCGCGGCTGCGGGCGCTGCGGCCAGACGTCATCCTCACCCAGACCCAGTGCGCGATCTGCGCCGTGACGCCCGCCGACTTGGAGGACGCCCTCCGTGACTGGACCGGCGCGCGCCCGGCGCTGGTCTCACTGGAGCCGGACGACCTGTCCGAGGTCTGGGGGGACATGCTGCGGGTCGGTGAAGCGGTGGGCGCTTCGGACCGCGCCCGGGCCGCGGTCGAGGATCTTCAGGCCCGGCTGGAGGCCATCCGGGCCCGGGCCGCCACGGCGGGCCGCCGGCCCCGGGTGGCCGCCATCGAATGGATCGAGCCGCTGATGGCGGGTGGCAACTGGATGCCCGAACTGGTCGGGATCGCAGGCGGCGAGAGCCTGTTCGCGCAGCCGGGCGTGCACTCGCCCTGGCTGGCCTGGGAGACGCTGGTCGGCGCCGACCCCGAGGTGATCGTCATCCTGCCCTGCGGCTTCCACCTGCCCCAGGGCCTGAAGGACCTGGCGCTGCTGCGGGTCCGTCCGGAGTGGCGACGTCTCTCGGCCGTTCGGCGCGGCGAGGTCTATGTCGTCGACGGCCAGCACTTCTTCAACCGGCCCGGCCCGCGGCTGGTGGAATCCGCCGAAATCCTGGCTGAGATCCTGCATCCGGGTCTCTTCGACTTCGGCCACGCCGGCCGCGATTGGCTGCGCGCGGCCTGA
- a CDS encoding TonB-dependent receptor plug domain-containing protein, which produces MNSRILSPAVAAGTLLISGPAWADAATVDDVVVTANRRPTPADAVGSSVTVIRRDDIERFQWRSLPEALQLSPGLNVVQTGGTGGRASVFIRGANANHTKVLIDGVDANDPSQGGVFDFGAILTSDIERIEVLRGPQSGLYGSDAIGGVVNIVTRPPGGPLRLRARLEGGAHETFDQGAGVSGQAGVVGFAFDLAHARTGASDTTPLALLPAGRARHADSYENLTLSGRLNARPSARLELDGTVRWSDGDLRFTGDEGFPSAPAAEPSRQDARSLVTRGEARIDAVPDRLEVRAGVGRADYRTRLQGPGGAAPTYNRGDRTEADLRFDLVLPRGAALVAGIEAERERLKDQPVRYRNDNRAAFAELHLEPAGDLNLTASVRYDDNDRFGGEATWRLAGVYELAATGARLKASYGTGFKAPSLTQLFVSFPDFGFFANPDLDPETSRGFDVGFEQPLGGRVEVGATYFRQTIRNLIQSNAAFTSYENVGRARAEGVEAYAALRLSAAVTARADYTYVDAEDRATGLALLRRPKHRATLSAAWTPAERVALSGSVVHVGGWVDGDRSFTVPRLKADGYTVANLAGEYRLSEAVVLFGRVENLFDERFENPVGFQQPGRGAFAGVRVQWGRGQ; this is translated from the coding sequence ATGAACTCCCGTATTCTTTCCCCCGCCGTCGCCGCGGGGACCCTGCTCATCTCCGGCCCGGCCTGGGCCGACGCCGCCACCGTCGACGACGTGGTGGTGACCGCCAATCGCCGCCCGACCCCCGCCGACGCCGTCGGCAGCTCGGTCACCGTCATCCGCCGCGACGACATCGAGCGCTTCCAGTGGCGCAGCCTGCCCGAGGCGCTGCAGCTCTCGCCCGGCCTCAACGTCGTCCAGACCGGCGGGACCGGCGGCCGCGCGTCGGTGTTCATCCGCGGCGCCAACGCCAACCACACCAAGGTGCTGATCGACGGCGTCGACGCCAACGATCCGAGCCAGGGCGGGGTCTTCGACTTCGGCGCGATCCTCACCTCCGACATCGAGCGGATCGAAGTCCTGCGGGGTCCCCAGAGCGGCCTCTACGGCTCGGACGCCATCGGCGGGGTGGTCAACATCGTCACCCGCCCGCCCGGCGGGCCCCTGCGCCTGCGGGCCCGGCTTGAGGGCGGCGCGCACGAGACCTTCGACCAGGGGGCGGGCGTCTCCGGACAGGCCGGGGTGGTCGGCTTCGCCTTCGACCTGGCCCACGCCCGCACGGGCGCGTCGGACACCACGCCCCTGGCCCTGCTGCCCGCCGGCCGCGCGCGCCACGCCGATTCCTACGAGAACCTGACGCTGTCGGGCCGGCTGAACGCCCGTCCCTCCGCGCGCCTGGAGCTGGACGGGACCGTCCGATGGTCGGACGGCGACCTGCGCTTCACCGGCGATGAGGGCTTCCCCAGCGCCCCGGCCGCCGAGCCGTCCCGCCAGGACGCGCGCAGCCTGGTCACCCGCGGCGAGGCGCGCATCGACGCCGTCCCGGATCGGCTGGAGGTCCGCGCCGGCGTGGGGCGGGCCGACTACCGCACCCGCCTGCAGGGCCCCGGCGGGGCGGCTCCGACCTACAACAGGGGTGATCGCACCGAGGCCGACCTGCGCTTCGACCTGGTCCTGCCGCGGGGCGCCGCCCTGGTGGCCGGGATCGAGGCCGAACGCGAGCGGCTGAAGGACCAGCCCGTCCGCTACCGGAACGACAATCGCGCGGCCTTCGCCGAGCTGCACCTCGAGCCGGCCGGGGACCTCAACCTCACGGCCAGCGTCCGCTACGACGACAACGACCGGTTCGGCGGCGAGGCCACCTGGCGGCTGGCGGGCGTCTACGAGCTGGCGGCCACGGGCGCCCGGCTGAAGGCCAGCTACGGGACGGGCTTCAAGGCGCCCAGCCTGACCCAGCTCTTCGTCAGCTTCCCGGACTTCGGCTTCTTCGCCAATCCGGACCTCGACCCCGAGACGAGCCGCGGCTTCGACGTCGGCTTCGAGCAGCCCCTCGGCGGTCGGGTGGAGGTCGGCGCGACCTACTTCCGCCAGACCATCCGCAACCTGATCCAGTCCAACGCGGCCTTCACCTCCTACGAGAACGTCGGCCGGGCCCGCGCCGAGGGCGTGGAGGCCTATGCGGCCCTCCGGCTCTCCGCCGCTGTGACCGCCCGGGCCGACTACACCTATGTCGACGCCGAGGACCGGGCGACGGGGCTCGCGCTCCTGCGCCGGCCGAAGCACCGGGCCACGCTCAGCGCCGCCTGGACCCCCGCCGAGCGCGTCGCGCTCTCGGGCTCGGTCGTCCACGTGGGCGGCTGGGTCGACGGCGACCGCAGCTTCACCGTCCCGCGCCTGAAGGCCGACGGCTACACGGTCGCGAACCTGGCCGGCGAGTACCGGCTGAGCGAGGCCGTCGTTCTGTTCGGCCGCGTCGAGAACCTGTTCGACGAGCGGTTCGAGAATCCCGTGGGCTTCCAGCAGCCGGGGCGCGGCGCCTTCGCCGGCGTCCGGGTGCAGTGGGGGAGGGGCCAATGA